One genomic segment of Amycolatopsis sp. Hca4 includes these proteins:
- a CDS encoding serine protein kinase RIO: protein MRQHDFEDLFDDQPTRRREARSRRRGRFEEPEPTRSGRLTEAERVRLAKLRDDAYTENQLPDGADRWSTWDDAEHGPLPRPDWVVTELAAVDTDLGVLKTGKEADVHLLRRGLPGTPGTLLAAKRYRSDEHKLFHRDAGYLEGRRMRRSREMRAMAQRSAFGRNLIAEQWAVAEFAALSRLWTLGAPVPYPVQREGTELLLEFLGEDDGTAAPRLAQVRPDPGELQDLWFQATAALELLASEGLAHGDLSAYNLLVHRGRLMVIDLPQVVDVVANPGGVEFLARDVRNLAGWFHGRGLGEHVTNTGELLAELVSAAGIG, encoded by the coding sequence GTGCGCCAGCACGACTTCGAAGACCTTTTCGACGACCAACCCACCCGACGCCGCGAAGCGCGTTCGCGGCGCCGCGGGCGGTTCGAGGAACCCGAACCCACCCGCAGCGGGCGGCTGACCGAAGCCGAGCGCGTCCGGCTCGCCAAGCTGCGCGACGACGCCTACACCGAAAACCAGCTGCCCGACGGCGCCGACCGCTGGTCCACCTGGGACGACGCCGAACACGGCCCGCTACCCCGGCCCGACTGGGTCGTCACCGAGCTCGCCGCGGTCGACACCGACCTCGGCGTCCTCAAAACCGGCAAGGAGGCCGACGTCCACCTGCTGCGGCGCGGGCTGCCCGGCACACCGGGCACACTGCTCGCGGCCAAGCGCTACCGCAGCGACGAGCACAAGCTGTTCCACCGCGACGCGGGCTACCTCGAAGGGCGGCGGATGCGCCGGTCCCGCGAGATGCGGGCGATGGCGCAGCGCAGCGCGTTCGGCCGCAACCTCATCGCCGAACAGTGGGCGGTGGCCGAGTTCGCCGCGCTGAGTCGCCTGTGGACGCTCGGCGCGCCGGTGCCCTACCCGGTGCAGCGCGAGGGGACGGAACTGCTGCTCGAGTTCCTCGGCGAGGACGACGGCACCGCCGCGCCCCGGCTGGCCCAGGTCCGCCCGGACCCCGGCGAGCTGCAGGACCTGTGGTTCCAGGCCACCGCCGCGCTCGAGCTGCTCGCGTCCGAGGGGCTCGCGCACGGCGACCTCTCGGCGTACAACCTGCTGGTGCACCGGGGGCGGCTGATGGTGATCGACCTGCCCCAGGTCGTCGACGTCGTCGCCAACCCGGGCGGCGTCGAGTTCCTGGCGCGGGACGTGCGCAACCTGGCCGGCTGGTTCCACGGCCGCGGCCTCGGCGAGCACGTCACGAACACCGGGGAACTGCTGGCCGAGCTCGTTTCGGCCGCCGGGATCGGCTGA